A region of Saccharomyces mikatae IFO 1815 strain IFO1815 genome assembly, chromosome: 12 DNA encodes the following proteins:
- the MNL2 gene encoding putative mannosidase MNL2 (similar to Saccharomyces cerevisiae MNL2 (YLR057W); ancestral locus Anc_8.39), producing MSIARLVHSLFRRVRSVLLLFITISLLFYYTFQNEIDILNSYALNDSLPSINNNDINIEASSNMESPDLFSASSDRIATDKDSSNVATDLSDPPTLREKNKYFPLLLRKSSDQIGSELPISSLLTYKEKYPVLFEYLLPSQTSASLDDIHKVQPAMNLPPDIEMIKQIKEIFMKSWDQEQLLLKSNLRRESSWPIELIDSLDTLYLCGQKKLFQDSVNIINDFDFRVPPSTIEIIDIPDISTRVLEGLLSAYELSMDKSLLNKAKQVADFILRSFDTPNRIPILNYFWKSDLRNRFPDRTASSGQLTTMSLAFIRLSQLAHLNKYFDAVERVFTTIRQSYNEFDMDFMLPDVVDASGCQLLTQEEIEDGAHIKESSIMKSINENFKFVHCQQQGIFLESPISDDNFQLKPQYQAYGINENSLPVLENLLKIDDLFQSSYDILDGSSRNTNAPKNNPNTNTNMEAGNKLVDADDETLEKRNLKNDVKKDSIKSIVGDKSVVDSQTFLTYLISHIFKFMTFRPMFPKQTGNQKMKFLNSILTKSQFMPTTNELDVTIRRSYDVSSSSCRLGGILGLSSRVSPQGGTNSKYILPSSLLEMSEAITQSCFALMEAFDGLIPQKFELDPCIDEINGDCEFNGDIKSRMIFNGEYETFENDQDIGIKVWKHGRGLNGRKVKRNLVVEDMTTETESIKDDTVRNVKSVAATNDGQVTQVRRVFTLGKSIKPHITTDDITGSQWKSHPDWPFWVNKLETRRLLDSNVIESIFFMYRVSGKQKWRTMGKQAFEILIKKIMNLNSGAKGLWQVKEFYENDEKANYGLPSYWFSRTLKYYLLLFSDGDEISLDKYIITQGGHIIKKK from the coding sequence ATGTCCATAGCACGACTAGTACATTCTCTTTTCAGAAGAGTACGATCGGTTCTCTTACTTTTTATTACCATTTCgctattattttattatacGTTTCAGAATGAAATAGACATCTTAAATTCGTATGCTTTAAACGATTCACTACCGTCTATaaacaataatgatattaaTATAGAAGCCTCCTCGAATATGGAGTCTCCTGACCTATTTTCTGCAAGTTCAGACCGAATAGCAACTGACAAGGACAGCAGCAATGTTGCAACAGATTTATCAGATCCACCTACGTTaagggaaaaaaacaagtaCTTCCCCTTACTTTTAAGGAAATCATCTGATCAGATTGGTTCAGAGCTACCAATTTCATCTCTATTGACATACAAGGAAAAGTATCCCGTCTTGTTTGAATACTTATTACCTTCACAAACTTCTGCAAGTCTGGACGACATTCATAAAGTTCAACCCGCAATGAATTTACCTCCAGATATTGAAATGATTAAACaaataaaggaaattttCATGAAATCATGGGACCAAGAGCAGTTGCTACTGAAAAGTAATCTAAGAAGAGAATCCAGTTGGCCTATAGAACTAATTGATTCTCTAGATACATTGTATCTATGTGgtcaaaaaaaactctTTCAAGACTCAGTTAACATAATAAACGATTTTGACTTTCGAGTCCCTCCGTCGACAATAGAGATTATTGATATTCCTGACATCAGTACCCGTGTTCTAGAAGGATTACTCTCTGCATATGAGCTATCAATGGATAAGAGCTTACTCAACAAAGCAAAGCAAGTCGCGGATTTCATACTAAGGTCATTTGATACTCCTAATAGAATTCCTATATTAAACtatttttggaaatctGATTTGAGAAACAGGTTTCCCGATCGTACTGCTTCATCGGGTCAGTTGACCACAATGTCACTCGCGTTTATTAGATTGTCACAGTTGGCTCATTTGAATAAGTATTTTGACGCTGTAGAAAGAGTTTTTACCACGATCCGTCAATCATATAACGAATTTGATATGGATTTTATGTTACCTGATGTCGTCGATGCTTCTGGCTGCCAATTGTTAACCCAAGAGGAAATTGAGGATGGTGCACACATAAAAGAATCTAGCATCATGAAAAGcattaatgaaaatttcaagtttGTTCACTGTCAGCAACAAGGAATATTTCTAGAATCTCCAATTAGTGATGATAATTTCCAACTAAAACCTCAATATCAGGCTTATGgaataaatgaaaactcATTGCCAGTTTTAGAGAATTTACTCAAAATCGATgatctttttcaatcttcCTATGACATCTTGGACGGCTCAAGTAGAAATACCAATGCTCCTAAGAACAACCCCAATACCAATACGAATATGGAAGCAGGTAACAAATTAGTAGATGCGGATGATGAAACactagaaaaaagaaacttaaAAAATGATGTCAAAAAGGATTCGATAAAAAGCATTGTGGGCGATAAATCAGTAGTAGACTCACAAACATTTTTGACATATTTGATCAGtcatattttcaaattcatgaCTTTTCGACCCATGTTCCCGAAGCAAACGGGAAACcaaaagatgaaatttcTGAATTCGATTTTAACAAAATCCCAATTTATGCCCACAACTAACGAGTTGGATGTTACCATAAGAAGATCGTACGATGTTTCATCCAGCTCATGCAGACTTGGAGGAATTCTAGGTTTGAGTTCACGTGTTTCTCCTCAAGGTGGTACCAACAGCAAATACATATTACCATCTTCGTTGTTAGAAATGAGCGAAGCAATCACACAGAGTTGTTTTGCATTGATGGAGGCGTTTGACGGGCTAATACCCCAAAAGTTCGAATTGGATCCATgcattgatgaaattaatgGAGATTGCGAGTTTAATGGTGACATTAAATCACGAATGATTTTCAATGGAGAATatgaaacttttgaaaatgaccAGGATATTGGGATCAAAGTTTGGAAGCATGGTAGAGGTTTAAACGGCCGTAAAGTTAAGAGAAATTTAGTAGTTGAAGACATGACAACAGAGACCGAAAGCATTAAGGATGATACAGTTAGAAACGTGAAATCGGTTGCTGCAACAAACGATGGCCAAGTAACGCAAGTTCGTAGGGTTTTTACGCTCGGTAAAAGTATCAAACCGCATATAACAACAGACGACATTACTGGTTCTCAGTGGAAAAGCCATCCGGACTGGCCTTTCTGGGTCAACAAATTGGAAACCAGAAGATTATTGGATTCGAATGTCATTGAatctatattttttatgtaCAGAGTCAgtggaaaacaaaaatggaGAACTATGGGTAAGCAAGCGTTTGAAatcttgataaaaaaaataatgaactTAAATAGTGGTGCCAAAGGACTGTGGCAAGTAAAGGAATTTTacgaaaatgatgaaaaggcAAACTATGGTTTACCCAGCTATTGGTTTTCCAgaactttgaaatattaCTTGCTATTATTCAGCGATGGTGATGAGATTTCACTAGATAAATATATCATAACACAAGGAGGCCATataatcaaaaagaaatga
- the SHM2 gene encoding glycine hydroxymethyltransferase SHM2 (similar to Saccharomyces cerevisiae SHM2 (YLR058C); ancestral locus Anc_8.38), which yields MPYTLSDAHHKLITSHLVDTDPEVDSIIKDEIERQKHSIDLIASENFTSTSVFDALGTPLSNKYSEGYPGARYYGGNEHIDRMEILCQQRALKAFHVTPDRWGVNVQTLSGSPANLQVYQAIMKPHERLMGLYLPDGGHLSHGYATENRKISAVSTYFESFPYRVNPETGIIDYDALEKNAILYRPKVLVAGTSAYCRLIDYKRMREIADKCGAYLMVDMAHISGLIAAGVIPSPFEYADIVTTTTHKSLRGPRGAMIFFRRGVRSVNPKTGKEVLYDLENPINFSVFPGHQGGPHNHTIAALATALKQAATPEFKEYQTQVLKNAKALESEFKNLGYRLVSNGTDSHMVLVSLREKGVDGARVEYICEKINIALNKNSIPGDKSALVPGGVRIGAPAMTTRGMGEEDFHRIVQYINKAVEFAHQVQQSLPKDACRLKDFKAKVDEGSDVLDTWKKEIYDWAGEYPLAV from the coding sequence ATGCCTTATACTCTATCCGACGCTCATCACAAGTTGATCACCTCTCACTTGGTGGACACTGACCCAGAAGTTGACTCTATCATCAaggatgaaattgaaagacAAAAGCACTCCATTGATTTGATTGCTTCCGAAAACTTCACTTCTACCTCTGTTTTCGATGCTCTTGGAACTCCTTTGTCCAACAAGTACTCTGAAGGTTATCCAGGTGCCCGTTACTACGGTGGTAATGAACACATTGACAGAATGGAAATTCTATGTCAACAAAGAGCTTTGAAGGCCTTCCACGTTACCCCTGACAGATGGGGTGTTAACGTCCAAACTTTGTCTGGTTCTCCTGCAAACTTGCAAGTTTACCAAGCCATCATGAAGCCTCATGAGAGATTGATGGGTTTATACCTACCAGACGGTGGTCATTTATCTCACGGTTACGCTActgaaaacagaaaaatctCTGCTGTCTCCACTTACTTCGAATCCTTCCCATACAGAGTTAACCCAGAAACCGGTATAATTGACTACGATGCTTTAGAAAAGAACGCCATCCTATATAGACCAAAGGTTCTTGTTGCTGGTACTTCTGCTTACTGTCGTTTGATTGACTACAAAAGAATGAGAGAAATAGCTGATAAATGTGGTGCTTACTTGATGGTCGACATGGCCCATATTTCTGGTTTGATCGCCGCAGGTGTCATTCCATCTCCTTTCGAGTACGCTGATATTGTTACCACTACCACCCACAAGTCTTTAAGAGGTCCTCGTGGTGCTATGATCTTCTTCAGAAGAGGTGTGAGATCTGTCAACCCTAAAACTGGTAAAGAAGTCCTATACGACTTGGAAAACCCAATTaacttttctgttttccCAGGTCATCAAGGTGGTCCACACAATCATACTATTGCTGCTTTGGCCACTGCTTTGAAGCAAGCTGCCACTCcagaattcaaagaatacCAAACTcaagttttgaagaacGCCAAGGCTTTGGAAAGCGAATTCAAGAACTTGGGTTACAGATTAGTTTCCAACGGTACTGACTCTCACATGGTTCTAGTGTCTTTGAGAGAGAAGGGTGTTGATGGTGCTCGTGTTGAATACATTTGTGAAAAGATTAACATTGCCTTGAACAAAAACTCTATTCCAGGTGATAAATCAGCTTTGGTTCCAGGTGGTGTCCGTATCGGTGCCCCAGCCATGACCACTAGGGGAATGggtgaagaagatttcCACAGAATTGTTCAATACATTAACAAGGCTGTTGAATTTGCTCATCAAGTTCAACAAAGCTTACCAAAGGATGCTTGTAGATTAAAGGACTTCAAAGCCAAGGTCGATGAAGGCTCTGACGTTTTGGACACCtggaaaaaggaaatttaCGACTGGGCTGGTGAATACCCACTAGCTGTGTGA
- the REX2 gene encoding Rex2p (similar to Saccharomyces cerevisiae REX2 (YLR059C); ancestral locus Anc_8.35) produces the protein MKWLLFPARSIVRTRSSFILQHRRLVSQYLRPRTIQNLQSMAQKPELKTKLFKPLVWIDCEMTGLDHVNDKIIEICCIITDGRLTPVKGSDGQGESHYESVIHYGPDVMNKMNQWCIEHHGDSGLTAKVLASGKTLAQVEDELLEYIQRYIPEKNVGVLAGNSVHMDRLFMVREFPKIIDHLFYRIVDVSSIMEVARRHNPALQARNPKKEAAHTAYSDIKESIAQLQWYMDNYLKPPQETESVESIESEQQESPSSSSSTSSLKRQRTNF, from the coding sequence ATGAAGTGGTTATTGTTCCCAGCAAGAAGCATAGTACGCACCCGCTCCAGTTTCATCTTGCAGCACAGAAGATTAGTTTCACAGTACTTACGACCACGAACCATCCAAAACTTGCAATCAATGGCACAAAAACCGGAACTTAAGACCAAGCTATTCAAACCTTTGGTCTGGATCGATTGCGAGATGACGGGACTAGACCATGTGAACGACAAGATTATCGAGATTTGTTGCATCATCACCGATGGACGTCTAACGCCCGTCAAAGGATCCGATGGTCAAGGAGAGTCGCATTACGAAAGTGTCATTCACTATGGCCCCGATGTTATGAACAAAATGAACCAGTGGTGTATCGAGCACCATGGTGACAGTGGTCTCACGGCTAAAGTCTTGGCAAGCGGTAAGACCTTGGCCCAGGTGGAAGACGAGCTTCTCGAGTACATCCAGCGCTACATACCAGAGAAAAACGTCGGTGTCCTGGCAGGTAACAGCGTGCATATGGACCGCTTGTTCATGGTCCGCGAGTTTCCCAAGATCATTGACCATCTCTTCTACAGAATTGTCGACGTCAGCAGTATCATGGAAGTTGCCCGTAGACACAATCCAGCTCTACAAGCACGTAACCCGAAGAAAGAAGCTGCACATACTGCCTACAGTGATATCAAAGAGAGCATAGCTCAATTGCAGTGGTATATGGATAACTATTTGAAGCCACCACAGGAGACAGAGTCGGTCGAGTCAATTGAGTCTGAGCAGCAGGAGTCaccatcttcatcttcatctacTTCGTCTTTGAAGAGGCAACGCACCAATTTTTAA
- the FRS1 gene encoding phenylalanine--tRNA ligase subunit beta (similar to Saccharomyces cerevisiae FRS1 (YLR060W); ancestral locus Anc_8.33), protein MPTVSVNKQQLFELLGKNYTSQEFDELCFEFGMEMDEDTTEEALKTGEEPELKLDISANRYDLLCIEGISQSLNEYLEREERPDYKLSKPTTKLIIDKSTEQIRPFATAAVLRNIKLNEKSYASFIALQDKLHANLCRNRSLVAMGTHDLDSIEGPFHYRALPPKDIKFVPLNQTQEFTGDKLIEFYKSPEQKNNIGRYVHIIEDSPVFPVIMDSKDRVCSLPPLINSEHSKISVDTRNILIDITATDKTKAEIVLNILTTMFSRYCDEPFTVEPVEIVSEHNGQSRLAPNFNDRIMDVSIKYINSCLGLDQSADEIAHCLKKMSLHAVQAKENKDILHVDIPVTRPDILHACDIMEDAAVGYGFNNLPKGEKLSNANFIAKPLPINKVSDIFRVASSQATWIEVLPLTLCSHDENFKYLRQTDSNDTAVKLANPKTLEYQVVRTTLLPGILKTVKENRKHSLPIKVFETGDVVFKDEKLERKAYNERHWAAIYVGKNSGFEIIQGLLGKIMQTFRTAWIADYGAAASGRGYWIEEDDSVKTYFPGRGAKVMFRSKEGVKPEQIGHLGVLHPEVMMNFDVPFAASFVEVNAEVFL, encoded by the coding sequence ATGCCTACTGTCTCTGTGAATAAGCAGCAATTATTTGAGCTTCTGGGCAAAAACTATACTTCTCAAGAATTCGACGAATTATGTTTTGAATTCGGCATGGAAATGGACGAGGACACCACAGAGGAGGCGTTGAAAACTGGGGAAGAGCCAGAATTGAAACTTGATATCAGTGCCAACCGTTACGATTTGCTTTGTATCGAAGGTATTTCCCAATCACTAAACGAATACTTGGAACGTGAAGAGAGACCTGATTATAAATTGAGTAAGCCAACGACTAAGTTGATCATTGACAAATCGACGGAACAAATTAGACCTTTCGCTACAGCCGCCGTGTTGAGAAACATTAAGcttaatgaaaaatcatatGCTTCTTTCATTGCGCTGCAAGATAAACTACATGCCAATCTTTGTAGAAACAGAAGCTTGGTTGCTATGGGTACTCATGACTTGGATTCAATTGAAGGTCCATTCCATTACAGAGCATTACCACCAAAGGACATCAAATTCGTACCATTGAATCAAACCCAGGAATTCACTGGCGACAAATTGATCGAGTTTTATAAGTCTCCAGAACAGAAAAACAACATCGGAAGATACGTCCACATTATTGAGGACTCCCCCGTCTTTCCAGTTATTATGGACAGCAAAGATCGTGTTTGCTCATTGCCACCATTGATCAACAGTGAACATTCAAAGATCTCTGTGGACACTCGTAACATCTTGATTGATATTACGGCAACCGACAAGACCAAAGCTGAAATTGTTTTGAATATATTAACTACTATGTTTTCACGTTATTGTGACGAACCGTTTACAGTAGAACCTGTAGAAATTGTTTCTGAACACAATGGTCAATCGCGTTTGGCACCAAACTTCAATGATAGAATTATGGATGTCTCCATCAAATACATTAACTCCTGTCTTGGTTTAGATCAATCCGCAGATGAAATTGCCCATTGTTTAAAGAAGATGTCATTACATGCTGTGCAAGCGAAGGAAAATAAGGACATCCTGCACGTTGACATTCCAGTGACAAGACCGGATATTTTGCATGCTTGTGATATAATGGAAGACGCCGCTGTCGGTTACGGTTTCAACAATCTTCCAAAGGGTGAAAAGCTTTCCAATGCTAACTTCATTGCAAAACCATTACCGATCAACAAGGTTTCCGATATTTTCAGAGTTGCATCCTCTCAAGCAACATGGATAGAAGTTCTGCCATTGACTTTATGTTCACATGAtgaaaacttcaaataCTTAAGGCAAACTGACAGCAATGACACAGCTGTCAAATTGGCCAATCCAAAGACTCTTGAGTACCAAGTTGTGAGAACAACCTTGCTACCAGGTATCTTGAAGACTGTCAAGGAGAACAGAAAGCACTCCTTGCCAATTAAAGTCTTTGAAACTGGTGATGTCGTTTTTAAAGACGAAAaattagaaagaaaagccTACAATGAACGCCACTGGGCTGCCATTTATGTGGGTAAGAACTCTGGGTTTGAGATCATTCAAGGTTTATTAGGTAAAATCATGCAAACCTTCAGAACGGCATGGATTGCCGACTATGGTGCTGCTGCTTCTGGCAGAGGTTACTGgattgaagaagacgatTCTGTGAAAACCTATTTCCCAGGAAGAGGTGCCAAGGTTATGTTTAGATCCAAAGAAGGTGTTAAGCCAGAACAAATTGGTCACTTAGGTGTCTTGCATCCTGAAGTCATGATGAATTTCGACGTTCCATTTGCTGCATCCTTCGTGGAGGTTAATGCCGAAGTTTTCCTATAA
- the RPL22A gene encoding 60S ribosomal protein eL22 (similar to Saccharomyces cerevisiae RPL22B (YFL034C-A) and RPL22A (YLR061W); ancestral locus Anc_8.31), whose amino-acid sequence MAPNTSRKQKIAKTFTVDVSSPTENGVFDPASYAKYLIDHIKVEGAVGNLGNAVTVTEDGTVVTVVSTAKFSGKYLKYLTKKYLKKNQLRDWIRFVSTKTNEYRLAFYQVTPEEDEEEDEE is encoded by the exons ATGGCCCCAAAC ACTTCCAGAAAGCAAAAGATTGCCAAGACCTTTACCGTCGATGTCTCTTCTCCAACTGAAAACGGTGTTTTCGACCCAGCTTCCTACGCTAAGTACTTGATCGACCACATCAAGGTCGAAGGTGCTGTCGGTAACTTGGGTAACGCTGTCACTGTCACTGAAGATGGTACCGTTGTTACTGTTGTTTCTACTGCTAAGTTCTCTGGTAAGTACTTGAAGTACTTGACAAAGAAGtacttgaagaagaaccaaTTGAGAGACTGGATCAGATTTGTCTCTACCAAGACCAACGAATACAGATTGGCCTTCTACCAAGTCACTCcagaagaagacgaagaagaagacgaagaataa
- the BMT6 gene encoding 25S rRNA (uracil2843-N3)-methyltransferase (similar to Saccharomyces cerevisiae YLR063W; ancestral locus Anc_8.30): MNPKRVAQLPVHNEATLPPQEIIDLFKISFLEELYPKDQDEEKSPLSDKIQAVKSDLYNRDYNAAFNSEAKRIAYCCRWSPSRATGYASVFAHFPELLKVIRCEIEDKDSNVLCVGGGAGGELVALASIFTLSRDFSSKFATALKINNEETIKPRKLNIQLVDIANWSSVVEKLTTTIKSKWLYDDLAAESFNVNYVHKDCLQMTEPHDLKMYQGLDLITLLFTTNELFTQKKVESIKFLQRLNENCTPGCHLLILESAGSYSHISINNKKFPIQFLIDTILVGNKKDKSSTGPWSLVSESDSIWYRIDSKLDYSIPLENMRFFYRLYVKN; this comes from the coding sequence ATGAATCCGAAGAGAGTGGCTCAATTGCCTGTACACAATGAAGCTACACTTCCACCACAAGAAATCATCGATCTTTTCAAGATAAGTTTCTTGGAAGAGCTGTATCCCAAAGATCAAGACGAAGAAAAGTCTCCATTGAGTGACAAAATACAAGCAGTCAAATCTGACCTTTATAATAGAGATTATAATGCCGCTTTCAACAGCGAAGCTAAAAGAATAGCATATTGTTGTCGTTGGTCACCTTCTAGGGCAACAGGTTATGCTTCAGTGTTTGCACATTTCCCTGAGCTCCTGAAGGTCATCAGGTGCGAGATAGAAGATAAAGATTCGAACGTGTTGTGCGTCGGAGGCGGTGCTGGTGGTGAGTTGGTTGCATTAGCAAGCATATTCACTTTGTCGAGAGATTTTTCATCTAAATTCGCTACtgctttgaaaataaacaaCGAAGAAACTATAAAACCTAGAAAGCTAAACATACAATTAGTGGACATCGCTAACTGGTCCTCTGTTGTTGAAAAGCTAACAACTACAATAAAATCGAAATGGTTATATGATGATCTAGCAGCAGAATCATTCAATGTCAATTACGTCCATAAAGACTGTTTACAAATGACAGAACCACACGATCTCAAAATGTACCAGGGGCTTGATCTTATAACTTTGCTTTTTACTACAAATGAATTATTTACACAGAAGAAAGTTGAAAGTATCAAATTTCTACAACGATTGAACGAGAACTGCACCCCTGGTTGCCATCTTCTCATTCTGGAAAGTGCAGGAAGCTATTCTCACATTTCaatcaacaacaagaaatttcCAATCCAATTTCTAATCGACACTATCTTAGTGGGCAATAAAAAGGACAAAAGTTCGACGGGTCCATGGTCATTGGTGTCGGAAAGCGACAGTATTTGGTACAGAATAGATTCAAAACTCGACTACTCCATTCCGCTGGAAAACATGCGTTTCTTCTACCGCCTTTACGTCAAGAATTGA
- the PER33 gene encoding Per33p (similar to Saccharomyces cerevisiae PER33 (YLR064W); ancestral locus Anc_8.26), whose amino-acid sequence MTVPRNRPMAPFGTIIKSRIKQPQFYWFIGHFLTIFNFVQFHLSIMSKQNQLSCYRRSLFYISITYAIVLYQFFKSDQLKFNFTLLRQEIKKLDNLQYFSMLFILFILSQFNIIISGSLYSPVIFSIFHFLNYFKENLLPFLPLLPFNLKNLLNSKITVFIQNYNGFFLQMAQVFEIICGLRVGLFLVPFNFFLLLVRRANVSFEIVGTMLAGLTYVWFFKLRYLQSESMRQIFKQYVLRLDAYVSRTLPPSFVRLWNGYKNFVMAVFWRIPV is encoded by the coding sequence ATGACCGTTCCCAGGAATCGTCCCATGGCCCCATTTGGCACCATTATCAAATCAAGAATAAAACAACCGCAGTTTTATTGGTTTATAGGTCATTTTTTAACAATCTTTAACTTTGTACAGTTTCATCTTTCAATCATGTCTAAACAAAACCAATTGTCATGCTATAGGAGGTCATTATTTTACATATCCATTACCTATGCTATTGTGCTTTACCAGTTCTTCAAAAGCGATCAGTTGAAGTTCAATTTCACGCTTTTGCGACAAGagatcaaaaaattggataaTCTGCAATATTTTTCCATGCTATTCatactttttattttatcacAGTTCAACATCATAATTAGTGGCTCGTTGTACAGCCCTGTtatcttttcaatatttcaCTTCCTAAACTACTTCAAGGAAAACCTTTTGCCATTTTTGCCTTTGCTACCATTTAAcctaaaaaatttgttgaactCTAAGATAACAGTATTCATTCAAAATTACAATGGGTTTTTCTTACAAATGGCTCAGGTGTTTGAGATTATCTGTGGATTGCGTGTAGGCCTTTTCCTAGTACCatttaactttttcttgctgTTGGTAAGAAGAGCAAACGTATCATTTGAGATAGTGGGTACAATGTTGGCAGGTTTAACGTATGTATGGTTCTTCAAGTTAAGATATTTACAAAGTGAATCAATGAGACAGATATTCAAGCAATATGTCCTTAGATTGGATGCATATGTCAGCCGTACTTTGCCCCCATCCTTTGTCCGTCTATGGAACGGCTATAAGAACTTCGTCATGGCAGTGTTTTGGAGAATACCTGTATAA
- the SND2 gene encoding Snd2p (similar to Saccharomyces cerevisiae ENV10 (YLR065C); ancestral locus Anc_8.24) translates to MAGKAGKKQASSNAKIIQGLFKQVSLFLGMAIVRLLISRKATIGQWIKLVILNSPMFVAIYIIVISGKPKYDGNRVVKQGIDLNDDTNLISYFFDLVYLSLFGNIGIIAFRTFKFWWCLLLCPIYAGYKLYGLKNMVMPGSHQQTQADNQLKNAGEGQAKSKRQMKREKRGDGDSKIKYKYR, encoded by the coding sequence ATGGCTGGTAAAGCAGGGAAAAAACAAGCTAGTTCTAATGCAAAAATAATTCAAGGCTTATTCAAGCAAGTGTCCCTGTTTTTAGGGATGGCTATTGTACGTTTATTAATTTCACGTAAGGCTACAATAGGCCAATGGATCAAGCTCgtgattttgaattctCCTATGTTTGTTGCCATCTATATCATCGTGATATCTGGAAAACCAAAGTACGATGGTAACCGTGTGGTAAAACAAGGTATAGATTTGAACGATGATACAAATTTaatatcatatttttttgatttagtGTATTTATCACTTTTTGGAAACATTGGCATTATAGCGTTCAGAACATTTAAATTTTGGTGGTGTTTATTATTGTGTCCCATATACGCAGGCTATAAGCTTTATGGCCTTAAAAATATGGTGATGCCTGGCTCCCATCAACAAACTCAGGCAGACAATCAGTTAAAAAATGCTGGTGAAGGACAAGCCAAATCTAAAAGACAGATGAAAAGGGAGAAAAGAGGTGACGGTGACTCCAAAATCAAATACAAATACCGCTAA